atcttcatcctcgccgtcgacgtcgtcatcgtcgtcgttgtcgtcttcgttgtcctcgtcattgtcatcatcatcgtgtttgtcgttgtcgtcattgctgttttgttgttgttgttgttctttatgttgttgttattgatattgttgttgttgttgttgttgttgttgttgttgttgccgctgtcattgttgttgttgttctcgatattatcatcgttgtcgtcgtcgttgtcgttgttgttgttgttgttgttgttgttgttgtttttgttgttgttgttgttgtccttgttgtccttgttgttgttgttgttgttgttgtttttgttgttgttggcgtcgtcgtcgaagtcgtcgtcattctcatcctcgtcgtcgacgtcgtcatcgtcctcgttgtcgtcttcgttgtcctcttcattgtcgtcatcatcgtatttttcatcgtcgtcattgtcattttgttgttgttgttgttgttgtttatgttgttgttattgttgttgttgttgtcgttgttgttgttgttgttgttgttgttgttgtttttgttgttgttattattgttgttgttgtcgttgttgtcgtcgtcgttgttgttgttgtccacattgtcatcgttgttgttgttgttgttgttgttgttgttgttgttgttgttgttgtttttgttgttgttggcgtcgtggtcgaagtcgtcgtcatccgcaTCCTCGCcgtcgatgttgtcatcgtcgtcattgtcgtcttcgttgtcctcgtcattgtcgtcatcatcgtgtttgatgtcgtcgtcattgccgttttgttgttgttgttgttgttgtttatgttgttgttattgttgttgttgttgttgttgttgttgttgttgctgttgttgccgttgtcattgttgttgtttttcttgtcattgtcggcgttgtggtcatcgtcgtcgtcgtcgttgttgttgttgttgttgttgttcttgttgctgttgttgttgttgttgtccttgtggttgttgttgttgttgttgttgttgttgttgtttttgttgttgttggcgtcgtcgtcgaagtcgtcgtcatcctcatcctcgccgtcgacgtcgtcatggtggtcgttgtcgtcttcattgtcctcgtcattgtcgtcatcatcgtgtttgtcgtcgtcattgtcgttttgttgttgttgttgttgttgtttatgttgttgttattgttattgttgctgttgttgttgttgttgttgttgctgttgttgttgttcttgttgttgttgttgttcttgttgttgttgttcttgttgttgttgtcgttgttctcgtcattgttgttgttgtccacattgtcatcgttgttgttgttgttgttttggttgttgttggcgtcgtcgtcgaagtcgtcgtcgtcctcatcctcgccgtcgacgtcgtcttcgtcgtcgttgtcgtctttgttgtcctcgtcattgtcgtcatcatcgtggtTCTCGACGTCGTCATtgctgttttgttgttgttgttgttgttgttgttgtcgtttatgttgttgttattgttattgttgttgttgttgttgttgttgttgttgttgttgttgttgttgttgttgttgccgctctcattgttgttgttgttctcgtcattgttggcgttgtcgtcgtcgtcgtcgttgttgttgttgttgttgttgttgtttttgttgttgttgttgttcttgttgttgttgttgttgtccttgttgtccttgttgtcgttgttgttgttgttgttgttgttgttgttgttgttcttgttgttgttgttgttgttgttgttggcgtcgtcgtcgaagtgggtcgtcatcctcatcctcgccgtcgacgtcgtcatcgttgtcgttgtcgtcttcggtgtcctcatcattgtcgtcatcatcgtttttgtcatcgtcgtcattgtcgttttgttgttgttgttgttgttgttgttgttattgttgtggttgttgttgttgttgtttttgttgttgttggcgtcgtcctcGAAGTCGTCGTCAGCCTCATCCTCGCCGtcgacgtcgtcatcgtcgtcgttgtcgtcttcgttgtcctagtcattgtcgtcatcatcgtttttGTCGATTTCAAcattaacttcttcttcttcttgttgttgttgttctttatgttgttgttattgttgttgttgttgttgttgttgttgttgttgttgttactgttgttgttgttgctgttgttgttgttgttgttgttgttgccgctgtcgttgttgttgttgttctcgtcattatcgccgttgtcgtcgtcgtcgtcgtcgttctagttgttattgttgttgttgttgttgttgtttttgttgttgttgttgttgttgtccttgttgtccttgttgttgtttttgttgttgttgttgttgtttttgttgttgttgttgttgttgttgttgttgttgttattgttgttgttgttgttgtttttgttgttcttggcgtcgtcgtcgaagtcgtcgtcatcctcatcctcgccgtcgacgtcgtcctcgtcgtcgttgttgtcttcgttgtcctcgtcattgtcgtcatcatcgtatttttcgtcgtcgtcattgtcattttgttgttgttgttgttgttgttgtttatgttgttgttattgttgttgttgttgttgttgttgttgttgttgttgtttttgttgtttttattattattgttgttgtcgttgttctcgtcgtcgttgttgctgtccacattgtcatcgttgttgttgtttttgttgctgttggcgtcgtcgtcgaagtcgtcgtcatcctcatcctcgccgtcgacttcgtcatcgtcatcattgtcgtcttcgttgtcctcgtcattgtcgtcaccattgtgtttgtcgtcgtcgtcattgccgttttgttgttcctgttgttgttgtttatgttgttgttattgctgttgttgttgttgttgttgttgttgctgttgttgccgttgtcattgttgttgtttttctcgtcattgtcggcgttgtggtcgtcgtcgtcgtcgtcctcgtcgtcgttgttgttgttgttgttgttgttgttgttgtttttgttgttgttgttgtccttgttgtacttgttgttgttgttgttgttgttgttattgttgttgttgtttttgttgttgttggcgtcgtcgtcgaagtcgtctgcatcctcatcctcgccgtcgacgtcgtcttcattgtcctcgtcattgtcgtcatcatcgtgtttgtcgtcgtcgtcatagttgttttgttgttgttgtttatgttgttgttattgttattgttgttgttggtgttgttgttgttgttattgttgttgttgttgtcgttgttctcgtcattgttgttgttgttgtccacattgtcatcgttgttgttgttcttgttcttgttgttgtttttgttgttgttggcgtcatcgttgaagtcgtcgccatcctcatcctcgtcgtcgaagtagtcatcgtcgtcgttgtcgtctttgttgtcctcgtcattgtcgtcatcatcgtggttctcgtcgtcgtcattgatgttttgttgtttatgttgttgttgttgttgtttatgttgttgttattgttattgtcgttgttgttgtttcgttgttgttgttgttgttgttgttgttgttgttgttgttgttgttgttgttgccgctctcattgttgttgttgttctcgtcattatcggcgtcgtcgtcgtcgtcgtcgtcgtccttgttgttgttgttgttgttgttgttgttgtttttgttgttgttgttgttgttgtccttgttgtccttgttgttgttgttgttgttgttgttgttgttgttgttgttgttgttgttgttgttgttgttgttgttgttgttgttgttgttggcgtcgtcgtcgaagtcgtcgtcatcctcatcctcgccgTCGACGTCGTCATCGTGATCGTTGTCCTCATCATTTtcgtcatcatcgtgtttgtcgtcgtcgtcattgtcattttgttgttgttgttgttgttgttgttgttgttattgttgttgttgtcgttgttctcgtcgtcgttgttgttgttgtccaccttgtcatcgtcgttgttgtttttgttgttttcattggtgtctctattgtagttattgtcgatgttgttgtcgttgttgttgttgttcttgttgccgtagttatgtttgttgtcattgttctcattgtcgtcgtcgtcgtcttcgtcgtcgtcgtcgtcgtcgttattgtttttgttggtggtggtgttgtcgttgttgttgttgttcttgttgttgttataggtgttgttgttgtggttgtggttgttgttgtggtagtggtggttgttcttgttgttgtcgttgtcgttgttgtttttgttgtcattgttgttgttgttgttgttgttgttgttcttgttcttgttgttgttgttattgttgttcttgttgttgttgttgttgttgttgttgttgttgttgttgttctcgtcattgtctttgttgtcggcgttttggtcgtcgtcgtcgatgttgttgttgttgttgtcgttgttgttgtccttgtcattgttgttgttttcgttgttgtcattgttgttgttgttgttgttgttgtggttgttgttgttgttgttgctgctgttgttgttgttgttggtggtggtggtggtggtggtggtggtgttgttgttgttgttgttgttgttgttgttattattgtcgtcatcgtctttgtgatttttgttgttgtcattgttgtctttgatttcgttgttttcgttgttgtcgatgttgtggttgttgttgtcgttgttgtcgttgttctcttcactgtcattgttctcatcattgccgtcgttgttattattgttgttgttgttgttgttgttgttgttgttgttgttggcgtcgtcgtcgtcgtcgtcgtcgtcttcgcctccctcgtcgtcgtcgtcgtcattgtcatcgtcgtcatcttcgtcatcgtcgtgattgttgttattgttgttgttgttgttgttgttgttgttgttgttgttgttgtggttgttgtcgtcgtcgtcgtcgtcgttgtagttgttgttgttgttgttgttgttcttgttgttgttgttgttattgttgttgttgttgttgttgttgttgttgttgttgttgttctcgtcattgtctttgttgtcgtcattttggtcgtcgtcgtcgtcgtcgatgttgttattgttgttgttgttgttgttgttgtctttgttgtcgtcgttttggtcctcgtcgtcgtcgatgttaaTATaactattagattgattgtttggttgtttcctgagtgattgaaacttgtgtgaaatttgaaacttttcgaaaacttttgaaagagagggaataaaatgactttccccttctccggtgaattcaaattctatcttttaaaagcaaagagagaagatgacatgacttcttcaactataaagaatttgaacggagatatttgcattgaattcttttgtatttccattcgttttcttcgtgcaagaaatgcagggaaaatactttctgtcaaacagaaaagagaggaggaacatgaccctcaaacccacgggcattttgaaagtcatttgaaccctaaaacttagagggtcatttaaaaattatttgcaaaagaaaataaatcttttaggcaattttgtgaaaataattttttctgaagtttttatttttgccttggaaaaatgttaatcgagtggaggatatttttctgaaaattttggtatataatacccctatatttggattttattttattcctt
This genomic stretch from Hordeum vulgare subsp. vulgare chromosome 6H, MorexV3_pseudomolecules_assembly, whole genome shotgun sequence harbors:
- the LOC123405366 gene encoding transcription factor mef2A-like, encoding NNNNNSNNNNSNNNNNNNNNNNNNNNNIKNNNNKKKKKLMLKSTKTMMTTMTRTTKTTTTTMTTSTARMRLTTTSRTTPTTTKTTTTTTTTITTTTTTTTTKRQNNNKNNNNNNNNNNNNDNKDNKDNNNNNKNNNNNKNNNNNNNNNDDDDDNANNDENNNNNESGNNNNNNNNNNNNNNNNNNNNNNNINDNNNNNNNNKTAMTTRRAGPSPRAARPKPIRLPPVLPPSSPSELVPRASSFMPGDRAGREASASASCRHRREWVGTPRIHPDPPAPGRPRAGALPCLLLSSMRERGPAAAASPSAEEDDTETAASPGPPRLAWAGFREQPSSVEPARKVSAP